One stretch of Armigeres subalbatus isolate Guangzhou_Male chromosome 2, GZ_Asu_2, whole genome shotgun sequence DNA includes these proteins:
- the LOC134212864 gene encoding protein mothers against dpp-like produces MREYETPPDYPFTMDTDDAESSTSRAMSTLSSLFSFTSPAVKKLLGWKQGDEEEKWAEKAVDSLVKKLKKQKGAIEELERALSCPGQPSKCVTIPRSLDGRLQVSHRKGLPHVIYCRVWRWPDLQSHHELKPIEMCQFPFSTKQKEVCINPYHYTRVESSVLPPVLVPRFSEFPGHSMLPFHAMNEPTMPHNVSYTNSGFNNPHMGGSGPNSPISSHMSPNSPISSVSSPGSINSNPQSPYGSLPGTPPPAYSPSEDGSNVRNQESSQMQGEGDPVHFQEPPYWASIAYYELNCRVGEVFHCNTNSVIVDGFTNPSNNSERFCLGQLSNVNRNSTIENTRRHIGKGVHLYYVGGEVYAKCISDMAIFVQSRNCNHSHGFNPSTVCKIPPGCSLKIFNNREFAQLLSQYVNRGFEAVYELTKMCTIRMSFVKGWGAEYHRQDVTSTPCWIEIHLHGPLQWLDKVLTQMGSPHNAISSVS; encoded by the exons ATGCGGGAATACGAAACGCCACCGG ATTACCCCTTCACGATGGATACTGACGATGCGGAGTCATCGACCAGCAGGGCCATGTCCACATTGAGCAGCCTGTTCTCGTTCACCAGCCCGGCGGTGAAAAAACTGCTCGGGTGGAAGCAGGGCGATGAGGAGGAAAAATGGGCCGAAAAGGCAGTCGACAGTTTGGTGAAAAAGCTTAAGAAACAGAAAGGTGCCATTGAGGAGTTGGAACGAGCCTTGTCCTGTCCCGGACAGCCGTCCAAGTGTGTCACCATCCCCCGATCTTTGGACGGACGGTTGCAA GTATCCCACCGCAAAGGACTTCCTCATGTCATATATTGTCGCGTCTGGCGTTGGCCGGACCTGCAGAGTCACCATGAACTGAAACCGATTGAAATGTGCCAGTTTCCGTTTAGCACCAAACAGAAAGAGGTCTGCATCAATCCGTACCACTACACACGTGTCGAAAGTTCAGTTCTCCCACCGGTGCTTGTTCCACGTTTCTCCGAGTTCCCAGGTCACTCGATGCTGCCTTTTCATGCAATGAACGAACCTACCATGCCGCACAATGTGAGCTACACGAACTCTGGCTTCAACAATCCGCACATGGGCGGAAGTGGGCCAAATTCGCCTATTTCCTCACATATGAGCCCGAACAGTCCAATCTCCTCGGTGTCCAGCCCGGGATCGATCAATTCTAATCCACAAAGTCCTTACGGTTCACTACCGGGAACGCCTCCTCCGGCATACAGTCCATCTGAAGATGGGAGCAATGTGAGGAATCAGGAGAGCAGCCAGATGCAGGGTGAAGGAGATCCGGTCCATTTCCAGGAACCTCCCTACTGGGCCAGCATAGCATATTACGAGCTGAACTGCCGAGTTGGTGAAGTGTTCCATTGCAATACAAACTCCGTGATAGTGGATGGATTCACAAATCCATCCAATAACTCCGAACGCTTCTGCCTCGGTCAGCTGAGCAACGTTAACCGCAACAGTACAATCGAAAACACACGTCGTCACATCGGAAAGGGGGTGCATCTCTACTACGTGGGAGGTGAAGTGTACGCGAAGTGCATCTCGGACATGGCGATCTTCGTCCAAAGCCGTAATTGCAATCACTCTCACGGGTTCAACCCCAGTACGGTGTGCAAAATCCCACCCGGCTGTTCGCTGAAGATCTTCAACAATCGGGAGTTCGCTCAGCTTCTGTCGCAGTACGTAAACAGAGGGTTTGAAGCGGTTTATGAGCTGACGAAAATGTGTACGATACGCATGAGCTTTGTCAAAGGCTGGGGAGCTGAGTATCATCGACAGGACGTCACGTCCACACCCTGCTGGATCGAAATTCATCTGCACGGACCACTGCAGTGGCTGGACAAGGTCCTGACTCAAATGGGATCACCACACAATGCAATTAGCTCGGTGTCGTAA